TCGAATGTCACAGCAACAGGTAAGAACCCCCCTTCAGCCCTGTTAAGCCTATGTTTTCTAATTCTGGTAGAGAGAGGTGGCATTTTAGTGCCCTTTCGGCTGCCTGCCTCTTAATTGCAGTTAATTGCCTCCACCTGGCACCTCAGGTGTAAATAAGTGCGTAATAAGGGGATTAACGCGAAGACCAGCAGGGCAGATGGTAACACAGCAGGACTCGGGCTCGTTTCCAGTTCATTTTGAATAATGATGGACTCAACTATTATATCCAGTAGGTTTGTTAGTTCATGTGAACAAATGGGAGCAGCTTTGCTGTAGAAATCTATGTTTTGTAGAGAAACATTTCAACCTCATGTACTGTTGTGTGGTAACACGATGGATGCTGAGTTGTTGACATCTGTGTTCGAATTTGTGGGTTATATTTGGTCACTTGAAGGGAAAGTGCGAAGAAAAGAAGCGAATGTATTCAAAAGTACTCAATATATCTcttatttgtttttagaaaaaaaggaaaaagtcaAGGAAATGGACAGCTACACTGGttagggtgttttttttttttttttttttttctctccccttTTTAACACCCAGGCCAGGACTGCTTGTTTACCTCTGTGCTTGTAACACAGCAAGCTAAGCTCAAAGAGCATCATTTGTTTGTGTACGGTTCACATGTGGTATTATGTGAGCTTCAGATTTGTTGGGTTTTCAGTGGCCATAGATTAGCTGAGCCGATACGCCTGGATGAGTCACTCAGCCTGCAAGTTTGCAGAAGAGTGCgaaaggggaggggaggggaggagaCGGGGGCCAGTTGAAAAACAGTCCCGCAGTGCCTCTTCGTCTCCTCAGCACATTGTTTCATTGTGTATACGATCGGTGTCAGCTCCTGGAGCTCTGTTCGATGCCTCTGGAGGTGCGATAATTCTGCAACTTGAGGCTGAAGTGGGATGCTGATGTCTTGTTCACAGCAGTCTTTCGGGAGCTCTTTGTTGTCTCACAACTTGTTTGTTCGCTGGTAAGCAGGCTTACTTTCTTTTTAAAGGATCAGCTAGGATTGTCTTTAGTATCGTTAACCTACAGAGTAAAGAGTTGGTTGATATATTAGAGGACATCTAAACACTCCCTGTAATAaattgtttgtgtttgcaactgACTGTGACCCTCTGATGTCTGCCAAACTGATACTGGAAAGCATCCCATTACAGCTCATTAGTATCCCTGTGTTTAGCCTGCTAGTATTGAAAAATCATGGCAATCAGCAGCACTCAGCTGTAGCACTGAGTGACAACTATTGATTAAAGCACACAATAGATCATAATGGGCTGGTATGAACCGCAGTTGCTTTCTCAAACACGAGGGCTCACTGCCTGAGACGCTTCGACAGGCGCACACAATCACACGCTCAATCATAACGGAGGCTCTTCGGATGTACTTGGTAGTCAAATACTGTGGCTCATTGAAATAATGTACCTAGTTTGTGGGGATTCAGGGGCtgtgtgtgttctgcacacgaaagacgaaccaaaaaaaaaaacaacaactaattGACTGATATTAACTTTCCACTTTGTTCCAATTAATTTTTCAATTTTCACAGGCGCTACACTAAAGCTTTCCAGCACTCGCTTGAACGTGTGCCACTGTTTGTAACGCACACACATCATGTGCCGCACGCACGGACACAAAAACAGATGTGTGTCTTTAATTAGTGACGTTGGTGTGATTAATGCAGTCTGTTGGTGATGACTCATTCAGCTTAACCCTTGCTCCTCTggtgtaaaaaaataataataaacaaagaTTTAGTCTGACTTTACATGTATTGCTGTTGTCTTACAATACAACAGTTGAATAGTATagtgctttttttcttcttgttctttTAATGTTTTGAAGAGATCAGAACTAGATGTAATACTGCTATGGTTAAGAAGTGACTAATTCATGTGGTATGAGTTGTGGGTGGTAAATTCTTCAGTATTTCAGACTCCAAACACCTTCCCTTAATTTGTTGTAGTTGGGCAGGAGAGGAATATTTATGCAAAGCACATTTACGTGGATTGCTCCATGTGTCAGCTTGTCAACACAGCAGTTACATTAGCATTGTGGAAAAGCTGTCAGCCAAGCTGTGACTTGCAGACTGGCGGGGAGCGTGCATCTGAGGGTGACTGAGtgctaagtgtgtgtgtgtgtgtgtgtgtgtgtgtgacaaacGGCCAGCGTGAGAGAGTTTAATATGTATCACATTTTGATAGGGTTTTTATTAAACTCTTACTGTCTCCCTCCTCCATCCCCTCAGGGCAGCAGCATGTCTGAAAAGAAATCCAGTCAGCGGTTTCACAGCCTAAACACTGAGCAGGTGGAGGTCCTCCATCAGGTTCTATCGGAAGTGGTTCCTATCCACGGCCGTGGGAACTTTCCAACACTGGAGCTGCGTCCTCGTGACATCATCATAGCAGTGCGGGCCAGGCTGCAGAAGCAGGGAATCACAGTCCGAGATGTTCGTCTGAATGGCTCCACAGCCAGCCATGTCCTTGTTCGAGATAACGGAACGAGCTACAAGGACCTGGACATCATCTTTGGAGTGGAGTTGCCCACCCAAGAGGAGTTCCAGGTACAATTTATTTTTACAGTGCTTTGGTAGAACTGGGAGCAGTTCATGGTTAAACGGGTTGAGAAATGGGGTTCAGTCCTCTGCATTTGGCAAACATTCATTCTGTTTTGCTATCCTTAAACACCAGGTGCTCGTTAGACTCTGTACTCTGCTGTGCTGAATATTTACTATATCTAAAGTGAGTAAAGTGATTTTCCTGGTGCAATATAGATAATGATAATGCTCCAGTCCTAATCATCATTGTAGAATATTGTACGATAAGGCTTCTGGTGCTTTTAATAGCATAATATCATCATACAGACACATAAAACCATAGCAGCACCACGATATTCACTTTAGAAATACAAGCAAAGCTGCACTCAGATCACTGTCATTAGCTGTAGCCGTCATGCTGTTGACCTCTTGTCCCCACAGGTGATCAAAGAATCTGTGCTTGGCTGCTTGCTGGACTGCCTGCCTGCCGGAGTCAACAGAGAGCGGATCAGCAGTGCAACTATGAAGGAAGCCTATGTTCAGAAAATGGTTAAAGTCTTCAATGAACATGACCGTTGGAGCCTGATCTCCCTGTCAAACAACAGCGGCAAAAACCTGGAGCTCAAATTTGTTAGCGTGCTAAGGCGGCAGTTTGAGTTCAGTGTGGACTCTTTCCAGATCATTCTGGACCGTCTACTAGAGTCCTACATGCAGCAGGACTCACAGCGCAAAATGAGTACTGTTAATCTTAAGGACCAGCCCACAGAAAGTCCGAATGAATCCTCTCCCTCAGTGCTCAATCAAACCACAGCTCAAAATAATAAGTCCACAGGTAGAGACTTATCGAATGAAAAAAATGCTCAGATCAGTCGGACACAAAATAGAGATAAAGTACTTGAAAAAGAGTCTCAGACCGAATTCTCACAACAAATTGAACAGACAAACCCAGAGAAAACATTAGGAGAAGTGGAAGAAGTGTGTGAGCATAAAGAAAAATCAGATGAGACAGACCAGACATCTTTAAATGTTTTGtcagaaaagaaacaaaccaGCGAGGAAGCTGAGCCCCCAGCTCAGACTGAACTCAGACACGAGCCAGAGCTCTTAGACAAATCTAACTCCTCAGTGAGTGTAGAACAGTCAGAGCAAATTAAGCCCTGTGATGGCCAACATCCAGCACATTCAAATCAAAAAGAACTCTCTGTTCAGAAAGAACACGTTAGCCATACAAAACCGCCTGATGAACGGAGAGAACTCACAGGGCAGATGGGACATTCTGATAAGCCCGACACCTCACAAAAAGCCCAGGCAGAGAGTCTAAACCCTTCAGAGGAGCCTCACAGTACAGAGAACTCTGATAAACCAAACTTATCTGAGTGTTTCAGGGAGGATCACAGAAGCAATGAGGCAGATAAAACTCTACACGTGTCTGCTCCAGACGCTAGCACGTCCTCATTTGCAAAGATAGAGACTCAGTTGGAAGATGAAAGAAAATTGGAAACAGAGAACAGTGAGGAGATTAAAGCAGAGAGGCAAAATGATGCAGAAATGAGTGAAACCACAGAGGAGATTTCAGCATTAGAGGAGAAACATGGAGAAGACACACAGAGTATTGATTGTTCCTGCTCCACCTCTTACACTATTACACTTAGCAGCACACAGCCTGCTGACACTGAGGATACACTGGAGATTTGCAGCACACATCCCACCGATAACTCAGAGAAAGCCGCAAACACACATGATGCCGTCAGCCCTCCAGATACTCAGGATATTCTACCTGCACCACCTAGCCTTGCTTCTGACAAAAAGACCTCCTCTCCTCAGTCTGGTAAGATCTCAGAGAGACTGTCTCACATGGTGGTGCTCAAACACTCATCTCCTAAACCCCCCCGGAGGATGTGTAGAAAGGCTCCCTCCAATCCTTACCCCAGCCAAGTTTCTGAAAGTGATATTGTCAATGAGCCCTGTTTAGAGTCAAACCTATTCCACACACCTGAATCTAACACAGCCTTTAACCTGCAGTCAACAGTTTCTAGTTCGTGCCCTTCAAATATCCCAACGACTGGGCTTGAGCCTAACCCTTCCAATAACCTATCTTCAAACCCTGACATTACCTCAGCCTGTGGTTTAGCCCCTGATATAATCTCTGCATCAGCTGTGGATCCCAAGTCTGTGTTACCTCAAGAGCCATCTTCCTCTCAGATAATCACTGAGAGTTCGTGTGAAATGAGCCTAAACGAGACGGTAAACACACATGCTGTTTTTGATGAGCAAAGCCAGTCCTCCTTGAGAGAAACTGTCTCCGACCTCAAACAATCAGGGCCTCTCGACTCAGTGGAAACATTAGTTTCATGCAACGACACATCCAGCTCCAACAGCCCAGAACCTGGACATCCTACAGACGAAGGTGAAGTTGGAGCAGAAGAAAGGACCAAAACGATTAACATGAATCAGACAAACATCAGTCCACAAGAAGCAGAACTTAGTCCACCCCTCTCTTCTGACTCTGGCACCCCTCCTGCATCCTCTCTCAACCCTCCTGTTCTCAGTCTCTCCCCTCCATGCTTCACTCCCTCACCCCCCAGTCTCAGCCCGCCACCATGTGTAACACCTCCATCTCTGATGTTAAACACCATGAGTCCGACTACCAGTTTTAGCTCTCCACCTCTAAGTTTCAGTCCGACCTCGTCCTGCCTTAGCTCACCTCCTTACCTAACCCCTCCAATGCTCAGCCTCAGCCCTCCTCCAGTCTGTCTAACCCCACCTTCCCCCTGCCTCAGCCCTCCCCTCCTCTGCCTCACTCCACCCGTGGAGTCTGAGGACATTGTACCTCAGGTATCTTCAGACCTGGAGTCTGTGATACTGAATGCAGAGAGTGATGAACAGATTCAACAGCCCTCCCTTCACTCAGGGGTTTCTCctttggagttggaggataaAAAGGAACACGATTATATCTCCTCGTTGCCTCAGGATGCTGAGCCTGTCACTTTTCCAATCACAATCACAATCCCAAGCTCTAACTCGCATGTGTTGCCTCACTCTCAGTCTGGAGGCTTCGGGGAATCTGCCTCTCCAAAAGCCATCGAAGCATCCACTTCTGTGCCTGAGAACAAAGAGCCCCCTAAGGTAACAACAGACATGTCTGAAGACTGCAGTGCTCCTTTGGCATCTGACTCAGTCCCTGCTGTCGAGGTCCTGGCAGAGAGCATGTATGGTGACTTTGAGGCTGCCATGGACCACCTGCGCTATCGTCTAATCGCTACCAGAAACCCTGAGGAGATTCGAGGAGGTGGCTTGTTGAAATACAGCAACTTGCTGGTCAGGGACTACCGACCTGCCAGCGAGACTCAGATAAAGACGCTGGAGCGCTACATGTGCTCACGCTTTTTCATCGATTTCCCAGATGTGCAGGAGCAACAGAGGAAGATCCTGTCCTACTTGAAGAACCACTTCATCGGTGAGGAGAGAAGCAAGTACCAGTACCTGATGACACTGCGGCGCGTGATAGATGACAGCACGGTGTGTCTGATGGGGCACGAGAGGCGTCAAACACTAAACATGATCACAGTGTTGGCATTGAAGGTTCTTGGTGAACAGAACATCATACCTAACACAGACCATGTGACATGCTTCTACCAGCCTGCCCCGTACCTTGCTGAGCACAGTGCCCCCTATCTAGCAGAACCCAGCTACTGCAGCTACTACATACCACAAGGGGGATCCACTCTGCTGTACCAACCTTACCCTTTACACCTGCACCCACAGACGGGACTAGTCTGAGACCCCCATGAGCATACAATGCACACAAAACCCACAACTGATCAAGGGGATTTTGTTTACTGCGAAGGAAGATCGGGAGAATGGAAACTATAATCCAGGGATAAACTGTTTGGTCTATAATAGACCTGTGGGGGTGGGATTGAGTGGGTTTTTACAGTAAACTCCCTGGGTACTCTATAAGGTCCTAACATGATTATATGTAATTATCTGGGCTTTGTGGGAAAATAATAATTCTTCCGATATTGTTCAAAATCCAGAAAATGCTGTATGCACTGCATGAGTCATAGGCCTTTGGTCTCCCTGGGAAACCAACTGTGCTGttgacattcacacacacagacacagacacgcatacacacacacacacacacacacacacacacacacacacacacacacacacacacacacacacacacacacacacatacacacacttccAGGTTCTTAAATTCTTGTACACTCTTTTCATGTTCTTACTGTGTTGTTCTTAATGGGTTTGTTCAGAATGTGGACCTTGCCTGTGGTTGATGTTGTGCATGGATACATTAGGACTGTTTTCTCACTGCCAAATACTGTGTGAACACTATGCTTCTCAAACAGTTTCATGTAACTTTGTTACTCCTCTACAGATGGAGGtgtattctaaaaaaaaaagaagataataaTACCGTGGGACACGATGTGTGTACAATATTTtcatcaaaacacacacacacacataaaacatatGCACAACACATAtgctcacacacatgcaaacatgcAACCAAACATGTAATACTGTATGCACacaaagttaaaaataaaatgcatgaGTAGCTAAATAGATCCCATTTAAAGTCGAAGGAAAGGCTTTTAATTTATTAGAAATTGATCTATTTTTGCAAGACTTTCAACAAGATAAAACAGACTGGTTAGCTCTTAAAGAAAAATGCCAACAACAATGCCTTTGGTGTAGACTGTACAGCATATCGGTTACAGTATATTGTGTGCAAATACAATGCATTGTTTTCAGGTAAATTGTGTTAAGATGTAGTGCTTGATTCCTTTCCCTTGTGAAGTCCTTTCAATGTGAAGTATTGTATCATCTGGTGTTACTTTATTCAGTGCTAAAGTTTACTCCGTGGACGTGGTCAGGTCATAACCATCTTTTGGTCATCTCTAAATACGGCAGATGCAGATCTGTCCAAACTGAAGGAATTAGGTTTAAACTGACATGACTGCTCTCTGATTtaaccaacaacaacaagaaacaCGTTCAGTAAACCCTTTTAAAGTCGCGCAACAGTAACTTTGACCAAAGATGGTTCGGTAAGGAAATCAAGTGCCTAAATGTGAGACATCATTGGCATGTCTTTATCTCACTGCACTGTGGGTGTGACTGGGGTGGGTCAAGGGACGGGTTGGGTGTGTGTTCAGTTGTTTGACCCCTGTTATTGCTGCCCATTTTGATGTCTTCTTTAATGTAGTCCTTTGTTGTAGTTCATTCATGTACATTTTgataaaataaaagagaaaccTTACAAACCTTCAAGATGTGAGAgaggatgattttttttatccccCAAACAGCCGATTCCTGACTttgaagagggaaaaaaattcCAATATAACTTGGCATTTTGTACGAAGCACATGCACTTCCCTCCCACTGCACTATTCCCCAAAATGACACACTGCACAGCTTACGCATCCTCCCCATGATTGAGCTCTGCAATGATCCACTTAAGCGTGACCGTCAAATCACACTGTTACCCAGGAGAGTAGCCCAAAGCTGTGAAATTCTGCCTGCGTGAGGCCTCTTATCACAAATCACCTGTCCTTCAGATGTGCTTGGACCCAGATGACGCACAGGATACGCAATACAGCAAGCTCAACAATGTGTAAATGTGAGGGGAATGTGGTTTGGGTGGTGTGAGACAGAAAGGAGAGGAGGGGaaagtgtatgtatgtgtgtgagtgaatgagtgCTTCAGGTGGGAATATACATGCAGAGGCAGCATCAGGTGGTCCCTTTTTTCATCCTTGTAATTGAGGAGATCCATGGTGTAATAAAACAATGGAGCTTCCTCCTTCGTCCTTTCCAAACACTTTATACCGATTATAGGTTATGCACAAGGGGAGATGAGGCATTGCCATGGTAGTATCTATTTAGCATTGGCTTGCACTGGTGTTCGCATGGTTGCATGCACACTCCTCTTTGGCAGAGGAAGAGAGCGTGTGATCTAATAGGGTCTGTATCAGTGTCTCGCAGACCTCTGAGGCACTTGTGTCCACTCAGGGTTTCCATAGAGACACGGGAGGGAGCACTGTGGGCGCAGAGAGCATGACGGAACACAGGGAAGACCCACACACCAAACGAGGGGGAGTGAGATGaaaacaagtaaaaaagaaaaaatcggTGGGTGAAATGAAAAGGGGTTGGTTGTGGACAGAGAGAAGGATGGATGAGGAATTTAGTGCTGAGGAGAAGACATAGAAAGCATGCGAATGGGGAAGATAAAGCCAAGCAAGAGGAGCGGGAGCAGGGGAGTTTTGACGGGGAGAGCGTGGGAGGTTGTCAGGCCTTCAGTCACAAGGGAGTCACTGAGAGGTGGCTGCAGTGACGGCAGCAGTGATGTCAGAGCaggagcgcacacacacacacacacacacacacacacatttaaatgCGAGTGCATGCTCATACACACAGCTGCAAGCGCATCAATTTTCCTAATGGCCTGCCCACCCGTCCACCCTCGACAAATATTTTCAAACTCACTGAGACAAGAAGAGAACATCACCCACACATCTGCCTCTCTCTATTTCTGCTCCGGCCTTTGCATTATATCTGACTATTCTCAGTTTTGACAGATCTAAAACAAAATGTCAGATTTCACGATCTTTGCATACCTTGTGGGCACTATTCATTCGGTGGGTTAATCCTGCTGAAACCCCAGGCACGCTCGACACATTTGTGCAGGCACACTTGTGTTGCATCGGATCTGAGTGGATTAAGAGATGAAACATGTTTCTCTGTTTGAAGCGTGAATTCAGATAATTATGACTGCTAGCCAATTCATTGCCCTTCGTCCCTCGATCATATTCCAGAAATTAATTTCTCTGTAACTCTCGTGCCCATCATCCTCAGTCTAATGTAAGATCTGTGAGTATAAAATGGCATCACAAGGGGACAGTAAACTTTAATTCAAACTTTcacgcttgtttttttttcaaatataacACTTCTGGGCGCAGAGACATAATCAATGATATGAGCAATAATCCTTTGTGAGGGTTTTATGTCCCTCTGTAGacacattttctgtttctgtaacTGAGGAGCGCCAGGCAGTAAAATGAGTGCATAGTACTCACCATTCATAACTTCTTTTTCATTCACTCCAAGCTCTCCCCCTCCCCCACTTTACCCTCTGCTACCTACATCCTCCAACCCCTCTCCTCACCCACACCCACCGTGTGCCTCCCACCCAACTGCCTCGCTGACTGCTATGACTCAGTCCTCTTCCAGCTGAGGGTGCACAAggataaaaaggaaaaacagccAAGAAAAGCTTGTTTTACTCAAACAAATGGAGCAATTGGCAAGGCAATGGGCTGGTAATGCTGCCCTCAACATCCAAACACCCAGTTTCCCCTCGTTAGAAACTCACGCACGCCACCCCCGCACGCTGAAATTAATGCACTCTCAGTTTATCCACTAATTCATCCTTAAAAGCAAAATTGGGGAGGCAGAGAGGAGCGTTTCAAAAATAGGATCTCATTTCTCTGGATGGATGTGCGTGTCGTCACGACTCTGTGACATGGATGGATGATTTCTTAAAGGCGAACTTGCCAAATACGTGCCACACAAGAGGCTTGAATCAGAGAACCTTGAGGAATCAGAGCTGTCAATCAAATGACGTCAAGCAATCTGTGCGACATTCATGCTCAAATTGCACGAATACCATTTTGTCTCACCTTCCAACAATCCAAATTTAACACTGCTGCAAATCATAGTGAGAGAAAATGATGTCTTTGTGTCCTGGCTTTCTACTGGTCTCTAAGGTATCAGTTCTATACTGGAGCCCATGGGTCACTGAGACCTCACTTTGTTAATTATACAAACCAAAATTAGCACAATAGATCATAAAGTTAGCCGTGTGACCAAAAAACTCCTGCTTACATAACAGGTGAGTAATCAGATGGATAGGGCAGGCTTATAGGAGCGTGAACTGGGCAGATTCCTGAGACAGACAGCACAGCTGGACATGCAGCTGGCTGGTGTTAGTTTACAAATAATTTACCTTTAAACAGCCTGTTACTGAGACAACTGATTTTGTGCATCATTTCGctctaaaataaagtaaaagtaGTCGTTTTAAAGGGCAGTTCCGCATATGCACACCAcgacagatgcagctaaaaataTATTGTTAAAAACAAAGGGTTATACGATTAAGATATCTTAGATTGGGATTGAGACACGAAACCTGTGCGACAAATGAAATGTGCTGCAGGGAGGGCAGAATCAAACATCTGGGTTTATTTTACCACAGAATACCTTGTGTGTTTGAGTCTTCGACTTGATCAGTCAAACTTTATTTGTGCGGCACTTAAAAGCAGTAAAAGCAATGAAGTAATAGTGAGAGAAACATCTATCAACACATCCAACCCAGCACAAACACACCAGCACGCACCTAAACCTATGCAAATGTGACAATGATAACGCTGAGAGCCAAGCAGGAGTGGAGGTAAAATGTGTATAATTACAAAGATGAAACAAATAAGGATATTTAAATCAATTACTGGTCAAATAATTACTTCTTGAAGTtctgaaaaaaacatttctgaaggAAAGCGGTAGACAATGCAAATACTTTAGAAGTGTGGTAATATATGTTCTCTTTCTGTTTATCATCAGCATTTGTGTCATTGAGTTGGAAGTTGTAGTTTTACAGCAAGAGGAACATTACAGTGTTCCAGTCTGCATATCACCAAAGCACGGACAAGCAAGTCAGTGTTTACTCAAGAGACAACTGTCCTCTGGAAAAGTTTTTCCGGTGATAaacggatttttttttaaaggcaaacTTGATACAGGTGTCAAAACTGAGATCTAAGTAATAAAGGCTTGCTACGATTTTGCTTGAGTGAGTttgactttcttttcttttctctactCTGTCATTTGTATGTTTCCATAACAGGCCTCCTGACTTAAAACGACTTTGAATTTTGGAATTTTCCTCGTGTCGGAGATTTTGTTCTCCAGTGCTGAGGAAAAGTACACCAAAAGGTGTGAAACATAACTCACTGATCAGAATACGAGCAAAAggtctgcctttttttttttctatttcaagttaaataaagaaatacacCTAATTTTTTCAATGCTGTCACATCACATGTTTTGGGATATACTGTCACGTATAAATCCTGCATGAAACAGGGATCCCGCAGCTGCTCAATTCAGGGccgatgtgtgtgtgagtttatggcGGAAGAGGAGTAGGGCAGGGACTGGATTCAGTAGGTTAACACTGTTTTCATTAATATGGCATGAGTCTGAGTCACACAGCCAGTTTCCATCTTGTAAATGTTTTTcagcctcaaaaaaaaaaaaaaaaaagattctggaTTGTTGTTCCTCTCACAATGCATGCTGGGAAATCTGTTAATATTCTCATTTTTGTCTCTTAAAGTCAGCACAGTATTTTGTTTAGTC
Above is a genomic segment from Odontesthes bonariensis isolate fOdoBon6 chromosome 13, fOdoBon6.hap1, whole genome shotgun sequence containing:
- the tent5d gene encoding terminal nucleotidyltransferase 5C → MSQQQGSSMSEKKSSQRFHSLNTEQVEVLHQVLSEVVPIHGRGNFPTLELRPRDIIIAVRARLQKQGITVRDVRLNGSTASHVLVRDNGTSYKDLDIIFGVELPTQEEFQVIKESVLGCLLDCLPAGVNRERISSATMKEAYVQKMVKVFNEHDRWSLISLSNNSGKNLELKFVSVLRRQFEFSVDSFQIILDRLLESYMQQDSHAPLASDSVPAVEVLAESMYGDFEAAMDHLRYRLIATRNPEEIRGGGLLKYSNLLVRDYRPASETQIKTLERYMCSRFFIDFPDVQEQQRKILSYLKNHFIGEERSKYQYLMTLRRVIDDSTVCLMGHERRQTLNMITVLALKVLGEQNIIPNTDHVTCFYQPAPYLAEHSAPYLAEPSYCSYYIPQGGSTLLYQPYPLHLHPQTGLV